The Portunus trituberculatus isolate SZX2019 chromosome 49, ASM1759143v1, whole genome shotgun sequence genome contains a region encoding:
- the LOC123499405 gene encoding cationic amino acid transporter 4-like isoform X2 has protein sequence MTGLRQRLLTEAWGGTWHRMWRTKKVASGVMETPLSRCLSTLDITLLGIGHMVGAGIYVLTGTVAKDTAGPGIVLSFLLAGLASFLSALCYAEFGARVPKAGSAYVYTYVTVGEFWAFVIGWNIILEHMIGAASVARAWSGYVDSFFDKALSNFTMSTIGQMHAGYLASYPDFLAFFVTLIYCSFLTLGVKGSAYFNSIFTLINLCVMSFVVIVGMYFADFTNWTSGDGFLPFGFSGIISGAATCFYAFVGFDSIATAGEEAKEPAKSIPRATLVSMSVVTAGYVLVGATLTLMVPYYSLNPAAAIPDAFAAHGATWAKYVVSIGALCGMTTTLFGSLFSLPRCVYAMAVDGLVFSWLARVSDKTKVPIITLLLCGFFSALIALLFDIEKLVEFMSIGTLMAYTIVSASVIILRYQPASRCNIKSPSHTQIATPTPVGPPSPTTPMEDTMKGEGGELRSSFRWLLPVIGQREAGVVVAWTVVVFTMISAALCSLLQFGSDFLALPYPAVWAVFLAIVLIIALIFSVVVITAHHQNELILSFRVPLVPLLPLTSIFFNVGLMMHLNPMTWLRFIVWMVLGLVLYFAYGQHHSREGEPVSSYSTLLSEPAPAGNTVFGSVQHTLSHVTAKIASAASEDKKPIVEQDEAGNDDL, from the exons ATGACGGGGCTGAGACAGAGGCTTCTGACGGAGGCGTGGGGGGGCACCTGGCACCGCATGTGGCGCACGAAGAAAGTGGCATCAGGCGTCATGGAGACACCTCTAAGCCGCTGCCTCTCCACCCTGGATATCACCCTGCTTG GTATCGGACACATGGTTGGGGCGGGGATTTACGTGCTGACGGGAACTGTGGCAAAGGATACAGCTGGTCCTGGCATCGTATTGTCCTTCCTACTCGCCGGGctcgcttccttcctctcgGCGCTGTGCTATGCTGAGTTCGGCGCACGGGTTCCGAAGGCCGGGTCAGCGTATGTGTACACCTATGTAACCGTGGGGGAGTTCTGGGCCTTCGTGATTGGCTGGAATATCATCTTGGAGCATATGATTG GCGCGGCGTCGGTGGCACGAGCTTGGTCAGGCTATGTGGACTCCTTCTTCGACAAAGCGCTCAGTAACTTCACGATGTCAACCATTGGACAGATGCACGCGGGGTATTTGGCATCCTACCCTGACTTCCTTGCCTTCTTCGTTACTCTGATATACTgcagcttcctcactctgggcgtCAAGGGCTCGGCGTACTTCAACTCTATCTTCACACTCATTAACCTCTGCGTCATGAGTTTTGTGGTCATAGTGGGCATGTACTTCGCTGACTTCACTAACTGGACCAGTGGCGATGGATTCTTGCCATTCGGGTTCTCTGGGATCATCTCCGGGGCAGCTACTTGCTTTTACGCCTTCGTTGGTTTCGACAGCATTGCCACAGCGGGAGAGGAAGCCAAGGAACCCGCCAAATCCATCCCAAGGGCCACACTAGTGTCCATGAGTGTGGTGACTGCTGGCTACGTGCTGGTGGGAGCCACACTCACCCTCATGGTGCCATATTACAGCCTCAATCCCGCTGCCGCCATACCTGACGCCTTTGCAGCTCATGGCGCCACGTGGGCTAAGTATGTGGTGAGCATCGGGGCACTGTGCGGGATGACCACCACACTTTTCGGCTCTCTGTTCAGTCTGCCGCGGTGCGTGTATGCCATGGCGGTGGACGGCCTTGTCTTCTCCTGGCTCGCCCGCGTCTCTGATAAAACCAAG GTGCCCATCATCACGCTGCTGTTGTGCGGGTTCTTCTCGGCGCTGATTGCTCTTCTCTTCGACATCGAGAAGCTGGTGGAGTTTATGAGCATCGGTACTTTGATGGCCTACACAATCGTCAGCGCCTCGGTCATTATACTGCGTTATCAGCCGGCCTCTAG GTGTAACATCAAGAGTCCCTCGCACACCCAGATCGCCACACCAACGCCCGTGGGTCCACCATCGCCCACTACACCCATGGAGGATACTATGAAG GGCGAAGGTGGAGAGCTGCGGTCAAGTTTCCGGTGGCTCCTTCCAGTAATAGGACAGCGGGAGGcaggcgtggtggtggcgtggactGTGGTGGTATTCACGATGATAAGCGCCGccctctgttccctccttcaGTTTGGCAGTGACTTCCTGGCTCTGCCCTACCCTGCTGTGTGGGCGGTCTTCCTTGCTATTGTTCTTATCATCGCCCTTATATTCA GTGTGGTGGTAATAACAGCTCACCACCAAAACGAATTGATTCTCTCGTTCAGAGTGCCGTTGGTGCCCCTGTTACCTCtcacctccattttcttcaacGTGGGCCTCATGATGCATCTGAACCCCATGACTTGGTTGCGCTTCATCGTCTGGATGGTGCTGG gattgGTCCTGTACTTTGCATATGGACAGCATCACTCCCGGGAAGGAGAGCCTGTGAGCAGCTACTCCACTTTGCTGAGCGAACCCGCCCCAGCTGGCAACACTGTGTTCGGATCGGTGCAACATACGCTGTCTCATGTAACGGCAAAAATTGCCTCGGCCGCTTCAGAAGACAAGAAACCCATTGTGGAACAGGATGAGGCAGGCAACGACGATCTGTGA
- the LOC123499405 gene encoding cationic amino acid transporter 4-like isoform X1: MTGLRQRLLTEAWGGTWHRMWRTKKVASGVMETPLSRCLSTLDITLLGIGHMVGAGIYVLTGTVAKDTAGPGIVLSFLLAGLASFLSALCYAEFGARVPKAGSAYVYTYVTVGEFWAFVIGWNIILEHMIGAASVARAWSGYVDSFFDKALSNFTMSTIGQMHAGYLASYPDFLAFFVTLIYCSFLTLGVKGSAYFNSIFTLINLCVMSFVVIVGMYFADFTNWTSGDGFLPFGFSGIISGAATCFYAFVGFDSIATAGEEAKEPAKSIPRATLVSMSVVTAGYVLVGATLTLMVPYYSLNPAAAIPDAFAAHGATWAKYVVSIGALCGMTTTLFGSLFSLPRCVYAMAVDGLVFSWLARVSDKTKVPIITLLLCGFFSALIALLFDIEKLVEFMSIGTLMAYTIVSASVIILRYQPASRCNIKSPSHTQIATPTPVGPPSPTTPMEDTMKYSSDTCSLLGSCSSLVLNDPPGEGGELRSSFRWLLPVIGQREAGVVVAWTVVVFTMISAALCSLLQFGSDFLALPYPAVWAVFLAIVLIIALIFSVVVITAHHQNELILSFRVPLVPLLPLTSIFFNVGLMMHLNPMTWLRFIVWMVLGLVLYFAYGQHHSREGEPVSSYSTLLSEPAPAGNTVFGSVQHTLSHVTAKIASAASEDKKPIVEQDEAGNDDL; this comes from the exons ATGACGGGGCTGAGACAGAGGCTTCTGACGGAGGCGTGGGGGGGCACCTGGCACCGCATGTGGCGCACGAAGAAAGTGGCATCAGGCGTCATGGAGACACCTCTAAGCCGCTGCCTCTCCACCCTGGATATCACCCTGCTTG GTATCGGACACATGGTTGGGGCGGGGATTTACGTGCTGACGGGAACTGTGGCAAAGGATACAGCTGGTCCTGGCATCGTATTGTCCTTCCTACTCGCCGGGctcgcttccttcctctcgGCGCTGTGCTATGCTGAGTTCGGCGCACGGGTTCCGAAGGCCGGGTCAGCGTATGTGTACACCTATGTAACCGTGGGGGAGTTCTGGGCCTTCGTGATTGGCTGGAATATCATCTTGGAGCATATGATTG GCGCGGCGTCGGTGGCACGAGCTTGGTCAGGCTATGTGGACTCCTTCTTCGACAAAGCGCTCAGTAACTTCACGATGTCAACCATTGGACAGATGCACGCGGGGTATTTGGCATCCTACCCTGACTTCCTTGCCTTCTTCGTTACTCTGATATACTgcagcttcctcactctgggcgtCAAGGGCTCGGCGTACTTCAACTCTATCTTCACACTCATTAACCTCTGCGTCATGAGTTTTGTGGTCATAGTGGGCATGTACTTCGCTGACTTCACTAACTGGACCAGTGGCGATGGATTCTTGCCATTCGGGTTCTCTGGGATCATCTCCGGGGCAGCTACTTGCTTTTACGCCTTCGTTGGTTTCGACAGCATTGCCACAGCGGGAGAGGAAGCCAAGGAACCCGCCAAATCCATCCCAAGGGCCACACTAGTGTCCATGAGTGTGGTGACTGCTGGCTACGTGCTGGTGGGAGCCACACTCACCCTCATGGTGCCATATTACAGCCTCAATCCCGCTGCCGCCATACCTGACGCCTTTGCAGCTCATGGCGCCACGTGGGCTAAGTATGTGGTGAGCATCGGGGCACTGTGCGGGATGACCACCACACTTTTCGGCTCTCTGTTCAGTCTGCCGCGGTGCGTGTATGCCATGGCGGTGGACGGCCTTGTCTTCTCCTGGCTCGCCCGCGTCTCTGATAAAACCAAG GTGCCCATCATCACGCTGCTGTTGTGCGGGTTCTTCTCGGCGCTGATTGCTCTTCTCTTCGACATCGAGAAGCTGGTGGAGTTTATGAGCATCGGTACTTTGATGGCCTACACAATCGTCAGCGCCTCGGTCATTATACTGCGTTATCAGCCGGCCTCTAG GTGTAACATCAAGAGTCCCTCGCACACCCAGATCGCCACACCAACGCCCGTGGGTCCACCATCGCCCACTACACCCATGGAGGATACTATGAAG TATTCCTCAGATACGTGCTCTCTTCTGGGTTCGTGCTCTTCCCTCGTCCTGAATGACCCGCCC GGCGAAGGTGGAGAGCTGCGGTCAAGTTTCCGGTGGCTCCTTCCAGTAATAGGACAGCGGGAGGcaggcgtggtggtggcgtggactGTGGTGGTATTCACGATGATAAGCGCCGccctctgttccctccttcaGTTTGGCAGTGACTTCCTGGCTCTGCCCTACCCTGCTGTGTGGGCGGTCTTCCTTGCTATTGTTCTTATCATCGCCCTTATATTCA GTGTGGTGGTAATAACAGCTCACCACCAAAACGAATTGATTCTCTCGTTCAGAGTGCCGTTGGTGCCCCTGTTACCTCtcacctccattttcttcaacGTGGGCCTCATGATGCATCTGAACCCCATGACTTGGTTGCGCTTCATCGTCTGGATGGTGCTGG gattgGTCCTGTACTTTGCATATGGACAGCATCACTCCCGGGAAGGAGAGCCTGTGAGCAGCTACTCCACTTTGCTGAGCGAACCCGCCCCAGCTGGCAACACTGTGTTCGGATCGGTGCAACATACGCTGTCTCATGTAACGGCAAAAATTGCCTCGGCCGCTTCAGAAGACAAGAAACCCATTGTGGAACAGGATGAGGCAGGCAACGACGATCTGTGA
- the LOC123499409 gene encoding baculoviral IAP repeat-containing protein 8-like: MEQQGVMLSSARQDNSLDALENEVMELEGEKRRLQKRLQETKEVLVCRVCLDRPVAAVFMPCAHLSTCDTCSASLTTCPLCRSPIHYAAPVIL, from the exons ATGGAGCAGCAAGGGGTAATGTTGTCATCGGCCAGGCAAGACAACAGCCTAG ATGCACTGGAGAATGAAGTGATGGAGCTGGAGGGGGAAAAGAGACGGTTACAGAAACGACTACAG GAGACCAAGGAGGTGCTGGTGTGCCGTGTATGTTTGGACCGCCCAGTGGCAGCTGTTTTCATGCCATGTGCACACCTCAGCACCTGCGACACATGCTCCGCTTCACTCACCACCTGCCCACTCTGCCGCTCTCCTATTCACTATGCTGCCCCAGTCATCCTATAA